One genomic region from Proteus vulgaris encodes:
- a CDS encoding M48 family metallopeptidase, producing the protein MTDSTRFEFRYSDHLIPFERVTRRSVSNRILIKVHPDCRVIVSSPEDADNDAVLSAVKKRGRWIYEQLRNFREQLEFIPSRQYISGESHYYLGKQYLLKVIEAPEQVQGVKLLRGKLEVSVRTKSAEKVKELLTDWYKARAKETFTKRLDTMLEQALWVEERPSLRILAMQTQWGSCSPNGRIALNPHLVKAPRECIDYVILHELCHIAEHNHSERFYRLMSQVMPKWEKTKERLDGMASVYIEW; encoded by the coding sequence ATGACTGATTCAACACGCTTTGAATTCCGCTACAGCGATCATCTTATCCCGTTCGAACGAGTAACGAGAAGGTCAGTCTCAAATAGAATATTAATCAAAGTTCATCCAGATTGCAGGGTTATCGTGTCGAGTCCCGAAGATGCAGACAATGATGCGGTTCTTTCTGCTGTTAAGAAGCGTGGGCGTTGGATATACGAACAGCTTAGGAACTTCCGCGAACAACTTGAATTCATCCCCTCTAGACAATACATCAGCGGTGAGAGCCATTACTACCTTGGAAAACAGTATCTGCTGAAAGTGATTGAAGCACCAGAACAGGTTCAAGGTGTGAAACTACTACGCGGCAAGTTGGAAGTTTCGGTAAGAACAAAGTCCGCTGAAAAGGTTAAAGAGCTACTAACAGACTGGTACAAAGCGCGAGCCAAGGAAACCTTCACCAAGCGGCTCGATACCATGCTGGAACAAGCCCTTTGGGTAGAAGAGCGACCATCGCTGCGTATTCTGGCAATGCAAACCCAATGGGGCAGTTGCTCACCTAATGGGCGAATTGCACTGAATCCTCATTTGGTAAAAGCGCCTCGTGAGTGTATTGACTACGTGATTTTACACGAGCTTTGCCACATAGCAGAGCATAACCACAGCGAGCGGTTCTACCGGCTAATGAGTCAAGTCATGCCAAAGTGGGAAAAGACCAAAGAACGACTGGATGGGATGGCTTCCGTCTATATTGAATGGTGA
- a CDS encoding restriction endonuclease, with translation MAVPTYDKFIEPILRFLKHHPEGIAAKDVHEGAADILGLDDNQRSELISSGQLVYKNRAGWAHDRLKRAGLSQSLSRGKWCLTESGFEWIKNNPFPLTQEQVDHLAFDFMNIKLKTNPDIVPLDEDTQINPDNSQHVRSPDDRLNDALKEIRESVAIDLLANLLQVSPTRFEFIVLDVLHKLGYGSHRDDLQRVGGTGDGGIDGIISLDKLGLERIYVQAKRWQGTVGRPDLQAFYGALAGQKAKRGIFITTSGYTAQAIDFAKSVEGLVLIDGNLLVNLMMDNEIGVSSQIIKLPKLDMDYFE, from the coding sequence ATGGCAGTTCCAACCTACGATAAATTTATTGAGCCTATATTACGTTTTTTAAAACATCACCCTGAAGGTATTGCTGCCAAAGATGTTCATGAAGGCGCTGCAGACATTCTAGGGTTAGATGACAACCAGCGCTCCGAACTGATTTCAAGTGGCCAATTAGTCTATAAAAATCGTGCTGGTTGGGCTCATGATAGGTTAAAACGAGCAGGGCTTTCACAAAGCCTATCTCGAGGAAAGTGGTGCCTAACTGAAAGTGGTTTCGAGTGGATTAAAAACAACCCATTTCCACTGACCCAAGAACAAGTTGACCACTTAGCTTTTGATTTTATGAACATAAAACTTAAAACGAATCCTGATATAGTTCCACTAGATGAAGATACACAAATAAATCCTGACAACTCTCAACACGTTCGTAGCCCAGATGACCGTCTAAACGATGCACTGAAAGAAATTCGTGAATCTGTCGCCATTGATTTACTGGCAAATTTACTTCAAGTATCCCCTACCCGCTTCGAATTCATTGTACTAGATGTGCTACATAAACTAGGTTATGGTAGCCATCGTGATGATTTACAACGTGTTGGTGGTACAGGTGACGGTGGAATTGATGGGATTATTTCGTTAGATAAACTCGGATTAGAGCGAATTTATGTACAAGCAAAACGCTGGCAAGGCACCGTCGGTCGCCCTGATTTACAAGCATTTTATGGCGCTCTTGCAGGGCAAAAAGCCAAACGTGGTATTTTTATAACTACGTCTGGTTACACAGCACAAGCTATTGATTTTGCTAAATCTGTTGAGGGATTAGTCCTTATTGATGGTAACCTCTTAGTTAACCTAATGATGGATAACGAGATAGGCGTTAGTTCACAAATTATTAAGTTACCGAAGCTAGATATGGATTATTTTGAGTAG
- a CDS encoding helix-turn-helix transcriptional regulator — MSTQAILLLDDQCVDMIFITRLTGLTDKWFCKLLQDEEFHKPIKLGRSPRWLKSEVKNWLQVRITESIPPPSVSIAPAFKSHRKFNNKKVS; from the coding sequence ATGAGCACTCAAGCGATTCTCTTATTAGATGACCAATGCGTTGATATGATATTTATAACCCGTTTAACTGGATTAACAGATAAGTGGTTTTGTAAATTGTTACAAGATGAAGAGTTTCACAAGCCTATCAAACTGGGACGTAGCCCTCGCTGGTTAAAGAGCGAGGTTAAAAATTGGTTACAAGTACGTATTACCGAGTCCATCCCCCCTCCTTCCGTATCAATAGCACCAGCTTTTAAATCTCACCGAAAATTCAACAATAAAAAAGTATCATGA
- a CDS encoding cell envelope integrity TolA C-terminal domain-containing protein, with product MEKFILLFSLFFSGSLSASSIDSSPIINFVEKTQKSVSANFHNSANYKGKECMIKVTLSDDGELISAVVDDRNEKNDKALCDAGLEIIKETTFTAPPEDKRINNKNTFYIDFRP from the coding sequence ATGGAAAAATTTATTCTACTTTTTAGTCTCTTTTTCTCTGGATCTTTAAGCGCCTCTTCCATCGATAGCAGCCCTATAATAAATTTTGTAGAAAAAACCCAAAAATCAGTTAGTGCTAATTTTCATAATTCAGCAAACTATAAAGGTAAAGAGTGCATGATTAAGGTGACACTATCTGATGATGGAGAATTAATTTCAGCTGTTGTAGATGATAGAAACGAAAAAAATGATAAAGCGCTTTGTGATGCTGGCCTTGAAATTATTAAAGAAACAACATTTACTGCACCTCCAGAAGATAAGAGGATCAACAATAAAAATACATTTTATATAGATTTTAGGCCGTAG
- a CDS encoding fimbrial protein — MTNLKNKMNKLLFLIFTLSLSSLSFYSHAAPDCVNNGGIKHGTMDARGGTIELKGMIKKNQEVARFTFKRDGSDVAVADCPDGAEFYAYATYSEASGVIPSYYMDIDGRPAYYVVRKPNTGLDDYAYVLIENESGLSFRSQPGQEVPVNAPKLNTRDATVIVYATKDNPKSQRFTTQYIGSILINRFNSGGGTTAVGFSYRLSVNIISAPTSCSAENTDLEMNLPKMPITAFSDIGFPRDNQYAEDHLRINCTGDASAKIKLMAHNTTSYEGQKTIIKPDNEGNSDNAKGVGFVVSSPSSGDTVLINNQFVKLADLASGINNVPLKAEYYRYGDEVKPGKLSASANFVLEFD, encoded by the coding sequence ATGACTAACTTAAAAAATAAGATGAATAAATTACTATTTCTAATTTTTACTCTTAGTTTATCTTCTCTCTCTTTTTACAGCCATGCGGCTCCTGATTGTGTCAATAACGGGGGGATTAAACATGGCACGATGGATGCCAGAGGTGGCACCATTGAACTAAAAGGAATGATTAAAAAGAATCAAGAAGTAGCTCGTTTTACATTTAAGCGTGATGGCTCTGATGTTGCAGTCGCAGATTGCCCAGATGGTGCTGAGTTCTATGCTTATGCAACATATAGCGAAGCTAGCGGGGTTATACCAAGTTACTATATGGATATTGACGGCAGACCTGCATATTATGTTGTACGCAAACCTAATACCGGTTTAGATGATTATGCTTATGTTCTTATTGAGAATGAATCTGGTCTTTCATTTAGAAGCCAACCAGGACAAGAAGTCCCTGTTAATGCGCCCAAACTTAATACAAGAGATGCTACGGTAATTGTTTATGCGACTAAAGATAACCCTAAATCACAGCGTTTTACGACTCAATATATTGGCTCGATATTAATTAATCGCTTTAATTCTGGTGGTGGAACAACGGCAGTTGGTTTTAGTTATCGTTTATCTGTAAATATTATTAGTGCGCCAACATCTTGCAGTGCTGAAAATACAGATCTTGAGATGAACTTACCTAAGATGCCTATTACTGCATTTTCTGATATCGGTTTTCCACGCGATAATCAATATGCTGAAGATCATCTCAGAATAAATTGCACAGGTGATGCCTCCGCTAAAATAAAATTAATGGCTCACAACACCACAAGTTATGAGGGGCAAAAAACAATTATCAAACCCGATAATGAAGGTAATAGTGATAATGCCAAAGGTGTCGGTTTTGTGGTTTCATCTCCTTCCAGTGGCGATACCGTCTTAATTAATAATCAGTTTGTAAAACTTGCTGATTTAGCCAGTGGTATTAATAACGTTCCCTTAAAAGCTGAATATTATCGCTATGGCGATGAGGTAAAACCCGGCAAGCTCAGTGCTTCCGCAAACTTTGTGTTGGAGTTTGATTAA
- a CDS encoding fimbria/pilus outer membrane usher protein: MKKTMDNYFKKSSLHLFVVGTLLASFNISANDYYPANLLNIEGSTQQVTNEDLNVFRENSIAPGLYTVTLFVNNNRISTREFNFILMEDEGNNKILAPRLSAEEWYKAGIDLPHDVINKNKNSDFINLNDINNASGYLDLNRKQYVLTLPQLYVNEDRLKENEIKNWDSGIPALLVNYALSSFNSRSHGNTTDSYYGNIQTQVNLGPWRFNNYSTWTKNENGDKKWNTLSNVLSRAITSINSELMIGDLYSSSQLFDSVKFRGIKLVTDKLMTPTQNRTYAPSVSGIANTESVVTITQNGQVIYKRSVPAGPFNITDYYPMNSGGDLYVSVTEADGSEKNFIVPFSSIANLERKGEIKYSFSTGKYDGNNSGDGAYVVQTEAFYGLTDYVTLYGGVLLGEKYQSVGVGTGVNLGSYGAITTDLLYAKSSTNNGNDLLHGNAFRVNYSKNISITDTTLSLVGYRHFDANFLNFAQAMEHKDTKYNPRDGLKNEYTLSINQPLFSNNASINLNSVIYKYVSGKTVHSYNAGFNSAINKINYSVYYTYYDGSRYNDNNKNSHDLSMNISIPFSLHENYIWANYGISTNNDNQVLQTARLSGTYGDKNQANWDVYQGYGNKGVNYSGGLNGSYKAQSAVVNAGYSYTQDKQNINYGISGALVATQYGAVFAPSLQQTNALILTKDTSGVEVINGQSIKTNNSGLAVVSGMSPYQKNSISVNTNSIPSNTEISNNIISNIIPTKGALVLADFDAKKGFKFLLTLQTPDKSTIPMGAKAEIDNDDTQLVASFHQLYFVANKPQGNIQVSWTINGEQKSCHATYDIDNKTPANGLYILDTECK, translated from the coding sequence ATGAAAAAGACAATGGATAATTATTTTAAAAAATCATCACTTCATTTATTTGTTGTTGGTACTTTATTAGCTTCTTTTAACATATCAGCAAACGATTATTATCCAGCCAACCTATTAAATATTGAAGGAAGCACACAACAAGTCACTAATGAAGATCTCAATGTCTTTAGAGAGAATAGCATCGCTCCAGGGCTCTATACAGTAACACTTTTTGTAAATAACAATCGTATATCAACCCGTGAATTTAATTTTATTCTCATGGAAGATGAGGGTAATAATAAAATATTAGCCCCTCGTCTTTCAGCTGAAGAGTGGTATAAAGCAGGCATAGATCTTCCTCATGATGTGATTAATAAAAACAAAAATAGTGATTTTATTAATCTCAACGATATCAACAATGCAAGTGGTTATTTAGATTTAAATAGAAAACAGTATGTTTTAACACTGCCACAGTTATATGTTAACGAAGATAGATTAAAAGAGAATGAAATAAAAAATTGGGATTCAGGTATTCCTGCATTATTAGTTAACTATGCCTTATCTTCATTCAATAGCCGTAGTCATGGTAATACAACAGACAGTTATTATGGCAATATTCAAACCCAAGTTAATTTAGGTCCTTGGCGTTTTAATAATTATTCAACATGGACGAAAAATGAAAATGGCGATAAAAAATGGAATACATTAAGTAATGTTCTTTCTAGAGCAATTACCAGCATTAATAGTGAGTTAATGATTGGTGATCTCTATTCCTCTTCACAGCTATTTGATTCAGTAAAATTTAGAGGTATTAAACTCGTCACGGATAAATTGATGACACCAACACAAAACAGAACCTATGCACCTAGTGTTTCTGGCATTGCCAATACAGAGTCCGTTGTCACTATCACCCAAAATGGCCAAGTGATTTATAAGCGTAGCGTACCTGCTGGTCCTTTTAATATCACCGATTATTACCCAATGAACAGTGGCGGTGATTTATATGTCAGCGTGACTGAAGCCGATGGCTCTGAAAAGAATTTCATTGTGCCTTTTTCTTCTATTGCCAATCTTGAAAGAAAAGGTGAAATAAAATATAGCTTTTCAACTGGTAAATATGACGGCAATAACAGTGGTGATGGGGCTTATGTTGTTCAAACCGAAGCTTTCTATGGTTTAACTGATTACGTCACTCTTTATGGTGGTGTACTTCTCGGCGAAAAATATCAATCTGTTGGTGTTGGTACAGGGGTAAATTTAGGGAGCTATGGCGCGATCACTACCGATTTGCTCTACGCCAAATCTTCCACTAACAATGGCAATGATTTATTGCATGGCAACGCATTTAGAGTAAATTATTCTAAAAATATATCAATAACCGATACAACGCTTTCGTTAGTTGGTTATCGTCATTTTGATGCTAACTTTCTTAACTTTGCGCAAGCGATGGAGCACAAGGATACAAAATACAATCCACGCGATGGATTGAAAAATGAGTATACACTCTCTATTAACCAGCCTTTATTTTCTAATAATGCTTCAATTAATTTAAATTCTGTTATTTATAAGTATGTGAGTGGCAAAACTGTTCATTCTTATAATGCAGGCTTTAACAGCGCGATTAATAAAATTAACTATAGTGTTTATTACACTTATTATGATGGCAGTCGCTATAACGATAATAATAAAAATAGCCACGATTTAAGCATGAATATCAGCATTCCTTTTTCATTGCATGAGAACTACATTTGGGCAAATTACGGTATATCGACCAATAATGATAACCAAGTATTACAAACCGCGCGTTTAAGTGGCACCTATGGTGATAAAAACCAAGCAAATTGGGATGTTTATCAAGGATATGGCAATAAAGGTGTTAATTATAGTGGTGGTTTAAATGGCTCTTATAAAGCCCAAAGTGCTGTTGTTAATGCCGGTTACTCATATACGCAAGATAAGCAAAATATCAACTATGGTATTAGTGGTGCATTAGTTGCAACACAATATGGCGCGGTGTTTGCACCGTCATTACAACAGACGAATGCGTTAATTTTAACCAAAGATACTTCAGGTGTAGAAGTGATTAATGGTCAATCTATTAAAACTAATAATAGTGGATTAGCTGTTGTTTCTGGTATGTCTCCTTACCAAAAAAATAGCATTAGCGTTAACACTAATTCAATCCCAAGTAATACTGAAATCTCGAACAATATTATTAGTAATATTATTCCGACTAAAGGGGCATTAGTGTTAGCAGATTTCGATGCTAAAAAAGGATTTAAATTCCTACTGACATTACAAACTCCGGATAAGAGTACCATCCCAATGGGAGCTAAAGCCGAAATTGATAACGATGATACGCAATTAGTCGCAAGCTTCCATCAACTCTATTTTGTTGCCAATAAACCGCAGGGCAATATTCAAGTTTCATGGACAATTAATGGCGAGCAAAAAAGCTGCCATGCAACCTATGATATTGATAATAAAACTCCCGCTAATGGCTTATATATTTTAGATACTGAGTGTAAATAA
- a CDS encoding molecular chaperone, whose product MLFKKTLLGLGLIISSITSCFAGFGLETTRVVYNETNNNEGFVAFNGDKNTNYLLQSWVEDLNGKLTQDFVITPPLIKLMAQQKNTLQVTKNTTLPNDIESMYWINVKFVAPSNENLENVLRYSLTNRIKLIYRPQSLKDVNIEKEIKELKWNAKNNSLVVSNNSPYFVNIGKLIIDGKEIEKIPSFLSPKSETAISVNKTLSGKEKIKLFYIDDFGKSLTMEFSL is encoded by the coding sequence ATGCTATTTAAAAAAACACTTTTAGGATTAGGACTAATAATTAGCTCAATCACATCTTGTTTTGCTGGATTTGGATTAGAAACAACACGTGTTGTTTATAATGAAACAAATAATAATGAAGGTTTTGTCGCCTTTAATGGCGATAAAAATACTAATTATTTATTACAGTCTTGGGTCGAAGATCTTAATGGTAAACTCACTCAAGATTTTGTTATTACTCCACCATTAATTAAATTAATGGCACAGCAAAAAAATACATTACAAGTGACTAAAAATACCACTTTGCCTAATGATATTGAATCTATGTATTGGATCAATGTTAAATTTGTCGCACCAAGTAATGAAAATTTAGAGAATGTTCTTCGCTATTCCCTAACCAATAGGATCAAGCTAATTTACAGACCTCAATCCCTTAAAGATGTAAATATTGAAAAAGAAATCAAAGAGTTAAAATGGAACGCGAAAAATAACAGCCTAGTGGTATCAAACAACTCACCTTATTTTGTCAATATTGGAAAACTTATTATTGATGGAAAAGAGATTGAAAAAATACCTAGCTTTCTATCACCAAAATCAGAAACAGCCATTAGCGTAAATAAAACACTTTCTGGTAAAGAAAAAATAAAATTATTTTATATCGATGATTTTGGAAAAAGCCTGACAATGGAATTCTCATTATAA
- a CDS encoding fimbrial protein, whose amino-acid sequence MPILTKKLLPMAFVISAITASATVSAEEQTGQISFTGLIYSSTCTIDINGTGSDGNVNMGRYATSEFGDAGSEVGGTAGNGKLDISLINCPPQGKVKLKLSGKADSSSDQILALDNPNDPNTAKNVGIHLYDYDDLANPYYINFTEEYEIKDTGDLKSKTLSFIAKYVSTDDDVEAGRADATLNYTLTYQ is encoded by the coding sequence ATGCCTATTTTAACAAAAAAATTACTTCCAATGGCTTTCGTTATTTCTGCAATAACGGCAAGTGCTACAGTTTCTGCTGAAGAACAAACTGGTCAGATTTCTTTTACTGGCTTAATTTATTCATCGACTTGTACTATTGATATTAATGGCACAGGTTCTGATGGTAACGTTAATATGGGTCGTTATGCTACCAGCGAATTTGGCGATGCAGGTAGCGAAGTTGGTGGAACAGCGGGTAATGGTAAATTAGATATCTCTTTAATTAATTGCCCACCACAAGGTAAAGTTAAATTAAAATTATCAGGTAAAGCTGACAGTAGTTCCGATCAAATTTTAGCATTAGATAATCCAAATGATCCTAATACTGCTAAAAATGTCGGTATCCATCTTTATGATTATGACGACTTGGCTAATCCTTACTATATCAATTTCACTGAAGAGTATGAGATTAAAGATACTGGTGATCTTAAATCCAAAACTCTCTCTTTTATTGCCAAATATGTTAGTACTGATGATGACGTTGAAGCAGGTCGTGCTGATGCAACATTAAATTACACCCTGACTTATCAATAA
- a CDS encoding sigma-54 interaction domain-containing protein — translation MHSLLSTLQDEISKYTDAIAGITGTDVEIIDNNLMRIAGTGRYRYMLNQDVSSNGYIYRHVLQVQKTILIEDPKENDLCQLCQNRLTCTEELDLNAPIFLNNQVIGVIGIICSNREQKKFLMKQKQAFITFIEQFSEMISSRVFECLERLREQERFGTFRNLIDVMDRGVIAIDSQGKIWHANLSALRFFDCELIGQSLDIQMTGDILYGDEEAWLILNQQRYHVLCKKITFSSVDNDQLSMVIFHDARDYMTQINTLSVDENPHSPLIGNSQNMLQLKSMLSKVAVSHASVLITGESGSGKEVVAYTIHQQSLRTKQPFITINCAAIPEQLLESELFGYVRGAFSGADPKGRIGKFELAHGGSLFLDEIGDMPLHLQAKLLRVLQEKSITRVGSNNMINIDVRIIAATNKDLREMVNKGQFREDLFYRLNVVPIHTPALRDHREDIAELAQFFADDLALTYQRPATKIPNSIINYLYSYDWPGNIRELRNVIEYMYVMQGDTVDLNLSHLPPYLLETPHFDPLEKEKTSGIYTETKTDNRNKTQSLHTQELLKTKSLTSEYQTIMSILEKTGTTLEGKKKAAEILGISIATLYRKMKAQ, via the coding sequence ATGCACTCGTTACTCAGTACCCTACAAGATGAAATTAGCAAATACACCGATGCCATTGCGGGTATCACTGGTACCGATGTTGAAATTATTGATAACAACTTAATGCGTATTGCTGGTACAGGTCGTTATCGCTATATGCTCAATCAAGATGTCTCCAGTAATGGGTATATTTACCGCCATGTACTGCAAGTTCAAAAAACCATTCTAATTGAAGATCCAAAAGAGAACGATCTCTGCCAACTATGTCAAAATCGCCTAACTTGTACCGAAGAGCTTGATCTAAATGCGCCAATTTTCCTTAATAATCAAGTTATTGGTGTTATTGGCATTATCTGCTCTAATCGGGAACAAAAAAAATTTCTGATGAAACAAAAACAGGCTTTTATTACCTTTATTGAACAATTTTCAGAGATGATCTCAAGTCGCGTTTTTGAATGCCTTGAAAGGCTTAGAGAGCAAGAACGATTTGGCACTTTCCGTAACTTGATTGATGTAATGGATAGAGGTGTTATTGCGATCGATAGCCAAGGCAAAATTTGGCACGCCAATCTTTCTGCTTTGCGCTTTTTTGATTGTGAATTGATTGGTCAATCTCTCGATATTCAGATGACAGGCGATATTCTTTATGGCGATGAAGAAGCATGGCTGATATTAAACCAACAACGCTATCATGTTCTGTGTAAAAAAATTACGTTTTCATCGGTTGATAATGACCAACTCAGCATGGTTATTTTTCATGATGCTCGTGATTATATGACACAAATAAATACCCTCTCTGTTGATGAAAATCCCCACTCCCCTTTAATTGGTAACTCACAAAATATGCTTCAATTAAAAAGCATGTTAAGCAAAGTCGCCGTTAGTCACGCCAGCGTACTTATCACCGGAGAAAGCGGTTCAGGTAAAGAAGTGGTTGCTTACACTATTCACCAACAAAGCCTACGCACAAAACAGCCTTTTATTACCATTAACTGTGCAGCTATTCCAGAACAACTACTAGAAAGTGAGCTCTTTGGTTATGTACGTGGTGCATTTAGTGGCGCTGATCCTAAGGGGCGTATTGGTAAATTTGAATTAGCACATGGTGGAAGCCTATTCCTAGATGAAATTGGGGATATGCCTTTGCATCTACAAGCCAAGCTTTTACGTGTACTCCAAGAAAAAAGTATCACTCGCGTTGGCTCTAATAATATGATCAATATAGATGTGAGGATCATTGCCGCCACCAATAAAGATCTGCGTGAAATGGTAAATAAAGGGCAATTTCGTGAAGATCTGTTTTATCGTCTTAATGTTGTTCCGATCCATACTCCCGCATTACGTGATCATCGGGAAGACATTGCAGAGCTTGCGCAATTTTTTGCCGACGATTTAGCATTAACCTATCAGCGACCTGCGACGAAGATCCCTAACTCTATTATTAACTACTTATATTCCTATGATTGGCCCGGCAATATCAGGGAGCTACGCAATGTGATTGAGTATATGTATGTTATGCAAGGCGATACCGTTGATTTAAACCTCAGCCACCTTCCTCCTTATTTGTTAGAAACTCCTCATTTTGATCCTTTAGAAAAAGAAAAAACCAGTGGTATCTATACTGAAACTAAAACAGACAATAGAAATAAAACTCAATCATTACACACACAAGAACTTCTCAAAACTAAAAGCTTAACATCAGAGTATCAAACCATTATGAGCATATTAGAAAAAACGGGAACAACATTGGAAGGAAAAAAGAAAGCGGCAGAAATCTTAGGAATAAGCATTGCGACTCTATATAGAAAAATGAAAGCTCAGTAA